Proteins from one Ipomoea triloba cultivar NCNSP0323 chromosome 1, ASM357664v1 genomic window:
- the LOC116024837 gene encoding glutamine synthetase leaf isozyme, chloroplastic, with protein sequence MAQILAPSAQWQMRIAKSSTEASPMASKMWGSVVMKPNKRLAVKSSAKFRVFALQSDNSTVNRMEQLLNLDVTPYTDKIIAEYIWIGGSGIDTRSKSRTISKPVQDPSELPKWNYDGSSTGQAPGEDSEVILYPQAIFKDPFRGGNNILVICDTYTPAGEPIPTNKRYRAAQIFSDPKVVSEVPWYGIEQEYTLLQQNVKWPLGWPVGGYPGPQGPYYCGAGADKSFGRDISDAHYKACLYAGINISGTNGEVMPGQWEFQVGPSVGIEAGDHIWCARYILERITEQAGVVLSLDPKPIEGDWNGAGCHTNYSTKSMREEGGFEVIKKAILNLSLRHRDHISAYGEGNERRLTGKHETASINTFSWGVANRGCSIRVGRDTEKNGKGYLEDRRPASNMDPYVVTALLAETTLLWQPTLEAEALAAQKLALKV encoded by the exons ATGGCACAGATTTTAGCTCCTTCTGCCCAATGGCAAATGAGGATTGCCAAGAGCTCAACAGAGGCTTCTCCAATGGCTTCAAAGATGTGGGGCTCTGTTGTAATGAAACCAAACAAAAGACTTGCAGTAAAAAGCTCTGCTAAGTTCAGAGTGTTTGCGCTGCAGTCTGATAACAGCACTGTAAACCGGATGGAACAGCTGCTAAATTTGGATGTTACTCCGTACACTGATAAGATCATTGCTGAATACATATG GATTGGTGGCTCTGGAATTGACACGCGTAGTAAATCCCGA acaatttcaaaaccagttCAAGACCCTTCCGAGCTTCCAAAGTGGAACTATGATGGATCAAGTACCGGGCAAGCACCTGGAGAAGACAGTGAAGTTATTCTATA CCCCCAAGCAATATTTAAGGACCCTTTCCGTGGAGGTAACAACATCTTG GTCATCTGTGATACATACACGCCAGCTGGTGAGCCTATTCCAACGAACAAACGCTACAGGGCTGCTCAAATTTTTAGCGACCCAAAAGTTGTATCAGAAGTGCCATG GTATGGTATAGAGCAAGAGTACACCTTACTGCAGCAAAATGTGAAGTGGCCCTTGGGTTGGCCTGTTGGAGGTTACCCAGGTCCTCAG GGTCCTTACTACTGTGGTGCTGGAGCAGACAAGTCGTTTGGCCGTGACATATCAGATGCTCACTACAAGGCCTGCTTATATGCTGGAATTAACATTAGTGGCACCAACGGGGAGGTCATGCCTGGTCAG TGGGAATTCCAAGTAGGCCCTAGCGTCGGGATTGAGGCTGGAGATCATATCTGGTGTGCTAGATACATCCTTGAG AGAATTACTGAACAAGCTGGAGTTGTTCTCTCACTTGATCCAAAGCCTATAGAG GGTGACTGGAATGGTGCTGGGTGCCACACCAACTACAG TACCAAGAGTATGAGAGAGGAAGGGGGCTTTGAAGTTATCAAGAAAGCAATTCTGAATCTCTCTCTTCGCCACCGGGATCACATCAGCGCTTATGGAGAAGGAAATGAGAGAAGGTTGACGGGAAAGCATGAAACTGCCAGCATCAACACATTTTCTTGG GGAGTTGCTAACCGGGGTTGTTCAATTCGTGTGGGCCGTGATACCGAGAAGAATGGCAAAG GCTATTTGGAGGATCGACGCCCTGCTTCAAACATGGATCCCTATGTGGTGACCGCGTTACTTGCTGAAACTACCCTACTGTGGCAGCCCACACTGGAGGCCGAAGCTCTTGCTGCCCAAAAACTGGCATTGAAGGTCTGA